DNA from Leucobacter aridicollis:
CCTTCGCTCTGCTTTGCAGCGACGAGGCCCTCGCTCGCCTCGCGGTCGCCGCGCTTCGCGACGCCCTTGAGGCCCTTGAGACGAAGGATCTCGATCGCCTTCTCGATGTCGCCCTCGGCTTCAACGAGAGCGTTCTTGCTGTCGACCATGCCAGCGCCGAGGCGCTCGCGCAGCTCCTTCACAGCGGCCATGCTTACTGCAGCCATGTGTGACTCCTTGGGGTTTGGATCCGGGTCGGGCGTTGCGCCCGACCCGGATCAATGACTATGAGAGAAAAATTACTCGGCTGCGGGAGCCTCAGCTGCGTCAGCAGCGGGGGCCTCGGTCGCCTCTGCGGCCTCGGCTGCGGGAGCCTCGGTCGCCTCTGCAGCGGGTGCCTCAGCCTTGTCGGCGTTGAGGAGCTCAACCTCCCACTCAGCGAGCGGCTCAGCAGCGGTCTCGCCCTCAGCAGGCTTCTGGTGGCGCTCCATGAGGCCCTCAGCAGCTGCGTCAGCGATCACGCGGGTGAGCAGTGCTACCGAGCGGATTGCGTCGTCGTTACCCGGGATCGGGTAGGTGACCTCGTCGGGATCGCAGTTGGTGTCGAGGATGCCAATGACGGGGATGCCCAGCTTCTTCGCCTCGTCGATCGCGAGGTGCTCCTTCTTGGTGTCAACAACCCAGAGAGCCGAAGGCGTCTTGGTCATGTTGCGGATACCACCGAGGGTCTTCTGCAGCTTGTCGAGCTCGCGCTTCTTGAGGAGGAGCTCCTTCTTGGTGAAGCCGCTGGTGCCACCCTCGAAGTCGAGCTGCTCGAGCTCCTTCATGCGCTCCAGACGGCCGGTCACGGTCTGGAAGTTGGTGAGGAGGCCGCCGAGCCAGCGCTGGTTCACGTAGGGCTGGTTCACGCGAGTCGACTGCTCAGCAATCGCCTCCTGAGCCTGCTTCTTGGTGCCAACGAAGAGGATGGTGCCGCCACGAGCAACAGTGTTCTTCACGAACTCGTATGCCGAGTCGATGTAGGTGAGCGACTGCTGCAGGTCGATGATGTAGATGCCCGAACGCTCGGTGAAGATGAAGCGCTTCATCTTCGGGTTCCAGCGGCGGGTCTGGTGTCCGAAGTGGACGCCGCTGTCGAGCAGCTGGCGCATGGTTACAACGGCCATTGCCGTCTCCTGTTCTCGCGCGTAACGCGCGACTGTTTGGTTTGTTCGGCCGCGGGCGCGACCTTGTCCTAGTGCCCCCGGGTTTCACCACCCCTTGCGGGGACCAACGGCAAAACTCCGGTGAGTGGGCACGCGAAGTCACCTCTTGCGAGGCGCAATAGAAGAGTCTATCACTGGATCGACCCCCAGGTGAGCCAGCTCCGGCGTGTTTTTTGCTTCGTCCACAGCAGGCGCGATGTCAGTCCCGCCCAGCGTTCTGTCCACATTTCCCGGCCGCCTCCCCACGCCCACCGAGCTTCCGGGAAAACTGGGGCCCCACCGAGACGAACGGAGCACCCCGATGGCGAGCGCACCCGGCCAGGCACCACACCCAGATTCCCCACATTCGGGCCCCATTCAGCCAGGGCCCCCACTCCCCGACCGGCAGCACGGCGGCCAGGGCCGGGCTACCCCCGCCGTGTTCAAACGAGAGCTCGGCGCTCGCGGCGAGCGCATCGCCGCCGACTATCTCGCCTCCCGCGGCTTTGCACTCATCGCGCGCAACTGGCGCTGCCGATACGGCGAGCTCGATCTGGTGATGCGCGACGGCGCCGCTTTTGTTGCCGTCGAGGTGAAGACCCGCAGCGGTACCGGCTACGGCGACCCGCTCGAGTCGATCACCGCGCGCAAGGCCGCCAGGCTCCGGCGGGTCCTGCTCGAGTGGGGCTCGACCACCGGGCACCGCGGCGCCCGGCTGCGCGTCGACGCCGTCGGCATCACGCTTCGACCGGGCGAGGCCAGCCCACGCATCCAGCACCTGCGGGCCGTCGCATGAGCCGCGGGGTGCGCCGGGCGGCCGCGGTCGCCCTCACTGGCCTGCAGGGCACGCGCGTGATGGTCGAGGCCGCGGTATCCCACCAGCTCCCCGGCATGACAATCATCGGCCTTCCCGATGCCGCGCTTGCCGAAGCCAAGCAGCGCGTCCGCACCGCGTCAGCGCAGGTCGGTCTGCCAATCTCGGATCGGTTCGTCACCGTGAATCTCGCGCCGGCATCGCTGCCGAAGCAGGGCTCGGGGTTCGATCTCGCGATCGCCCTCGCCGTGCTTTCGGCGTCCGAGCATGTCCCGACGGCGAAGCTCGCGGAGACCGCGCACATCGGCGAGCTCGGGCTTGATGGGAGCCTGCGCCGCCCGGTGGGCCTGCTCGGCGCGG
Protein-coding regions in this window:
- the rpsB gene encoding 30S ribosomal protein S2; translation: MAVVTMRQLLDSGVHFGHQTRRWNPKMKRFIFTERSGIYIIDLQQSLTYIDSAYEFVKNTVARGGTILFVGTKKQAQEAIAEQSTRVNQPYVNQRWLGGLLTNFQTVTGRLERMKELEQLDFEGGTSGFTKKELLLKKRELDKLQKTLGGIRNMTKTPSALWVVDTKKEHLAIDEAKKLGIPVIGILDTNCDPDEVTYPIPGNDDAIRSVALLTRVIADAAAEGLMERHQKPAEGETAAEPLAEWEVELLNADKAEAPAAEATEAPAAEAAEATEAPAADAAEAPAAE
- a CDS encoding YraN family protein is translated as MASAPGQAPHPDSPHSGPIQPGPPLPDRQHGGQGRATPAVFKRELGARGERIAADYLASRGFALIARNWRCRYGELDLVMRDGAAFVAVEVKTRSGTGYGDPLESITARKAARLRRVLLEWGSTTGHRGARLRVDAVGITLRPGEASPRIQHLRAVA